Proteins encoded within one genomic window of Episyrphus balteatus chromosome 1, idEpiBalt1.1, whole genome shotgun sequence:
- the LOC129907853 gene encoding SET domain-containing protein SmydA-8, which yields MLEFSEHCKVLKNDTLGRYVTTTRKIFPGEVLLSEGPTLIMPNCSEKRCTNCLRLTSKVCRKCKIFLLCGSCLSHHEFECNFFEKLTCIHPNDIAANMNSYGTLKCLLLNENPNTKHVFEQFYSLESHQEKRRGSKIWSENSKTVVKPIISSGIIPFFGQTKNIDEELIQHICGAIDVNSFEIRAPDNGSMRAIYLKASLLAHQCVANTCISIDDSYQMKIYANCEIEKGDMLTYCYTNPLLSTEERRYSLMIGKYFFCNCARCVDPTELGSHMSSLVCNACPDKGFILHKEKNWSCQKCGFTMTAENVDGILSRSKEEILLAKDDIRKYENLIEKFYKVFHPNHYLIIDLKQNVAALLRTFLMNPICRPGKLVLERKTTLCEDILTVLRIIQPGISRLKAIALYEMFTSYAELNRLRFHENEINEFELLEILKQAETMLREAIRMLLYEPVNTPEGQLTKSMLKELRDLQNDMKMLFN from the exons ATGCTCGAATTTAGTGAACACtgcaaagtattaaaaaatgatACTCTAGGAAG GTATGTTACTAccacaagaaaaatatttcctGGGGAGGTTTTACTGAGCGAAGGGCCGACATTGATTATGCCAAACTGCAGTGAAAAGAGATGCACAAATTGTTTGCGGTTAACttcaaaagtttgtag aaaatgtaaaattttcctTCTTTGTGGAAGTTGCCTTTCGCACCACGAATTcgaatgtaatttttttgaaaaactgactTGCATCCATCCCAATGATATTGCAGCTAATATGAATTCATACGGGACCCTTAAGTGTCTCCTCCTTAACGAAAATCCTAATACAAAACatgtttttgaacagttttacaGCTTAGAATCCcaccaagaaaaaagaagagGGAGCAAAATTTGGTCAGAGAATTCAAAAACTGTAGTTAAACCTATTATTTCCTCGGGAATAATTCCTTTTTTTgggcaaacaaaaaatatcgacGAAGAACTTATTCAACATATTTGTGGAGCGATTGACGTGAACAGTTTTGAAATACGTGCTCCTGACAACGGATCAATGCGTGCAATTTACTTAAAAGCTTCACTTCTGGCTCATCAGTGCGTTGCAAATACTTGCATTTCTATAGATGACAGTTATCAAATGAAGATCTATGCCAACTGCGAAATTGAGAAAGGAGATATGTTGACTTATTGTTATACGAATCCATTGTTG AGCACGGAAGAACGTCGTTATTCGTTAATGAttggaaagtattttttttgcaattgtgCTCGATGCGTTGATCCTACAGAACTAGGATCCCATATGAGTAGCCTAGTTTGCAATGCATGCCCAGACAAGGGCTTTATAttacataaagaaaaaaattggagttgtcaaaaatgtggttttacaATGACAGCGGAAAATGTGGATGGCATTTTAAGTAGATCAAAGGAAGAGATACTCCTGGCAAAAGACGATATCCGAAAGTACGAGAATTTAATTGAAAAGTTCTATAAGGTCTTCCATCCAAACCATTATCTAATAATTGATCTTAAGCAGAATGTGGCGGCCTTATTGCGGACATTTCTAATGAATCCCATCTGTAGACCCGGGAAACTTGTGCTTGAAAGAAAAACCACATTATGTGAAGACATTTTGACAGTTCTTCGAATTATTCAACCTGGTATATCAAGATTGAAAGCCATTGCTTTGTATGAAATGTTTACCTCTTATGCAGAGTTGAATCGATTAAGATTTCATGAGAATGAGATCAATGAATTTGAATTATTG GAAATTCTCAAACAAGCCGAAACTATGCTTAGAGAAGCAATTCGAATGCTCCTGTATGAACCAGTTAACACACCAGAAGGGCAACTAACAAAAAGTATGCTGAAGGAGTTGCGAGACTTGCAAAACGACATGAAAATGTTATTCAATTGA